The DNA window TTTAACAGGTTGGTTTTAACAAATTACAATATTCGGTTTCGTTTTACTCTTATTCTTATGCAAGTTTAGTGCCAATTATTTTGCATGTGCACGGTTATTGGCCATTTGCACCTTAATGTCCATCCATTTGTCACCCATAATATAGTTTAATCCACGGTCTACAACCATATGCCTTGCAATGTTGAAAACCCCTTTCATCCTGCGTTGGATGGATTCATTTGCCCTGAGCGCAATCGAATAACCTCCTTCGGTATATTCAATATGATGCCAGTACTGACTTGGAATAAAAAGAGTTTCTCCATGTTCTAAAACAGTCTCATGCCCTTCAATATATTTAAGGGAAGGATATTTTTTTTCATCAGGATCAATAGGGTCAACCAAACAAGCCACCGTAAAAGGGATGTGGTATAAATATTTGGATTGTTCCTGTGAAAAAAGCAGGACTCTTTTTTTATTTTGAAATTGGGTCAAAAATACATGAGCACAATCAATGTCGTAGTGAATTTTGGTGTAAGATCCTTGTCCCCCGAAAAACATAAACGGAAAGTCATCTAAAAAACCATCCATGATGTCCAACTTTCTAATGTCTTCCCTCAATTCCGGAATACGTTTAAAAATATTAAATAGAAAAATTCTCAACTCAGTCGGACCCTCCGATATTTTTTTTAAGTATTCTCCAAATTTCATTTTCCCAACTGAAGCCATGTAGCTTTTGCCACCTTTTGAAAAACTACTGTCATACACAGGAACTTCGATTTCACCATATTTTCCAATAAAAAAATCAAACGTCCATTTTTCCTTAGCGGGCCAGGTGTCAATCAGATCTGTAAAGACCACAGGTTGCATGGGTTCGAGAAACTCCTTTTTAAAACTGAGTCTGTCGAGTCCTGATCTTTTCGGTACAGGAGTCAGCTTCATATAATCACCATTAAGTTTGTAAAATTAGAAATTTTGAAAAAATTGATATGCTAACCATTCGTTAATATTTGTGGGTAAAATTAAGGTCGAGTTAATACATTATATTTATTTTATATATATAAAATAAAGTTAAACAATTGTTTAAAATTTATACTGAATTCCTGTTGGGCCTTCCTTATTTTTGTGCTGAAAGTTAATTCACTTTATGTCAAAAAGATACGATTCTCTTGGCGTTTCAGCCAGTAAAGATGAGATTCATCAAGCCATTGCACACCTGGATAAAGGATTATTCCCCAACGCTTTTTGTAAGGTGCTGCCTGATTTGGTAGGAAAGGATAAGGACTTTTGCAATTTGATTCATGCAGACACAGCTGGGACCAAAACTAGTTTGGCATACTTGTATTGGAAAGAAACAGGTGATGTCAAGGTGTGGAAAGGAATTTCTCAAGATTCTTTGGTCATGAATTTGGATGATCTGGCTTGTGTCGGTGCAGTGGATAATATAGTTGTGTCTTCTACAATTGGCAGAAATAAACACAGAATACCGGGGGCAGTTATTCAATCCATCATTGAGGGAACTGAAGATTTTCTTGACCTGATGAATGAATTTGGAGTGAATATTTATTCAGGGGGAGGAGAGACAGCTGATGTGGGTGATATTGTTAGAACTATAGATGTCGGGATTACCGCATTTGCCAGGATTCCCAGGGCCGATATTATTCCCATCAGTATAAAACCCGGTGCAGTGATTGTTGGGCTTTCGTCGAGTGGGCAAACTTTGTATGAAACTGAATACAACAGCGGAATAGGTTCAAATGGTCTCACGGCAGCGAGACACGATGTGTTGACAAAAAAATATTTGACGCAATTCCCTGAGTCATGTGCTCCGGAAACCCCTGATGAAGTAAAATATACCGGAAAATATAATTTACTTGATGCATATGTTTGTAATGGAGTCCAGCATGAAGTTGGCAAATTATTGTTATCCCCTACAAGAACCTACTTGCCTTTTTTAGTTAAGCTTATTGCAGAACATAGAAAAAACTTGCAAGGAATCATTCATTGTACAGGAGGTGCACAGACGAAAGTGAAAAAATTTATTAAGGGACTGAGGGTTATTAAGGATAATTTATTTGATCCACCTCCGGTTTTTCAAATGATTGCAGAATGTTCACTCTGCACTCCTCATGAATTATATGAAGTTTATAACATGGGACACCGAATGGAAATTTATGTGGACGAAATTTATACTCAGGAAATAATTAGCCTTGCCGCGGAAATGAAAATTGAAGCACAAATCATAGGAAGGGTTGAAGCAAGTGACCATGAAGAGGTTCATATTCACAAGGGAAAAGATATTTTTAAATATTGATGAACATGGCTGTTGGCCCGGATAAAAAAATATTGATTCGCTACATTTTAAACTCTTGTACACCCGAAGAAAGAGTTTTTGTAGAAGAATGGCGAGACTCTGATCCGGACATTCAAAAAGAACTGGATATGTTGAAATTGCTCTACATCAGTAATTCCAATCCGGTAAAGCTTTCAGGAAAATTTTCACCATTGTTAAATCGTAAATTTTTCCTTTTTGTAATCATAAGTATTTTAATAATCATTTTAG is part of the Candidatus Vicinibacter affinis genome and encodes:
- a CDS encoding cupin-like domain-containing protein — its product is MKLTPVPKRSGLDRLSFKKEFLEPMQPVVFTDLIDTWPAKEKWTFDFFIGKYGEIEVPVYDSSFSKGGKSYMASVGKMKFGEYLKKISEGPTELRIFLFNIFKRIPELREDIRKLDIMDGFLDDFPFMFFGGQGSYTKIHYDIDCAHVFLTQFQNKKRVLLFSQEQSKYLYHIPFTVACLVDPIDPDEKKYPSLKYIEGHETVLEHGETLFIPSQYWHHIEYTEGGYSIALRANESIQRRMKGVFNIARHMVVDRGLNYIMGDKWMDIKVQMANNRAHAK
- a CDS encoding phosphoribosylformylglycinamidine cyclo-ligase, with the translated sequence MSKRYDSLGVSASKDEIHQAIAHLDKGLFPNAFCKVLPDLVGKDKDFCNLIHADTAGTKTSLAYLYWKETGDVKVWKGISQDSLVMNLDDLACVGAVDNIVVSSTIGRNKHRIPGAVIQSIIEGTEDFLDLMNEFGVNIYSGGGETADVGDIVRTIDVGITAFARIPRADIIPISIKPGAVIVGLSSSGQTLYETEYNSGIGSNGLTAARHDVLTKKYLTQFPESCAPETPDEVKYTGKYNLLDAYVCNGVQHEVGKLLLSPTRTYLPFLVKLIAEHRKNLQGIIHCTGGAQTKVKKFIKGLRVIKDNLFDPPPVFQMIAECSLCTPHELYEVYNMGHRMEIYVDEIYTQEIISLAAEMKIEAQIIGRVEASDHEEVHIHKGKDIFKY